A window from Nitrosopumilus adriaticus encodes these proteins:
- a CDS encoding response regulator: MGLTVQTCIIVDDDVQITELFSELMSLQGLTVLATGHNGLDAIKLYEKHNPDVVFLDVEMPKLNGIQALKEIKEIDSSANVVIVTGSTSGDIEKQLKENGVTEIVYKPFDIKKIGKIIESLNDTVSIYQ; the protein is encoded by the coding sequence ATGGGATTGACCGTTCAAACATGTATTATTGTAGATGATGATGTTCAAATCACTGAACTATTTTCTGAATTGATGTCTCTCCAGGGATTAACTGTTCTAGCTACCGGTCATAATGGACTTGATGCGATAAAACTTTATGAAAAACATAACCCTGACGTTGTTTTCCTGGATGTGGAAATGCCAAAATTAAATGGAATTCAGGCACTAAAAGAAATCAAAGAAATTGACTCATCTGCAAATGTGGTGATTGTAACAGGTAGTACTTCCGGTGATATTGAAAAACAATTAAAAGAAAATGGTGTCACTGAAATTGTTTACAAGCCTTTTGATATTAAAAAAATTGGTAAAATCATTGAATCCCTTAACGATACTGTTTCAATCTATCAATAA
- a CDS encoding pyridoxamine 5'-phosphate oxidase family protein: MIEFNQKEIDFLESLEEARIATSHKNIPHVKPVSFIFHENNILVATDYNTRTFSNIKDNPKIGIVIDIYQSGNHKAICIQGKVEIVENGSEFKKYYDIFHKKFEWVREDPWDENEAPFLKIIPNNKVSWGLK, encoded by the coding sequence TTGATAGAATTTAATCAAAAAGAGATAGATTTTCTAGAATCACTAGAAGAAGCAAGAATAGCAACTTCACATAAGAATATTCCACATGTAAAACCAGTATCATTTATTTTTCATGAAAATAATATTTTAGTTGCCACAGATTACAATACTAGAACATTTTCAAACATTAAAGATAATCCAAAAATAGGAATTGTAATTGACATATACCAATCAGGGAATCATAAAGCAATTTGTATTCAAGGGAAGGTAGAAATTGTTGAAAATGGATCAGAGTTTAAAAAATATTATGATATTTTTCACAAGAAATTTGAATGGGTTAGAGAGGATCCATGGGACGAAAATGAGGCTCCATTTTTGAAGATTATTCCAAACAACAAAGTATCTTGGGGATTAAAATAA
- a CDS encoding DUF2203 domain-containing protein yields the protein MNMFSLFTTNEANAALPDVIKKFEYALSKKNEVSKLEQQIQMSLSTTNSFEEFITLKQKLNSAVTKFYEAVEILENTGVSVKSIEQGLLDFPSKRFDEEVWLCWKYGETEIKFWHEKDSGFMGRKPIEVNDESLV from the coding sequence ATGAATATGTTCTCACTTTTTACAACAAATGAGGCAAATGCTGCACTTCCTGATGTAATTAAAAAATTTGAATATGCGCTTTCCAAAAAGAATGAAGTATCAAAATTAGAGCAACAAATTCAGATGAGTCTTTCCACTACAAACTCATTTGAAGAATTTATCACATTAAAGCAGAAATTAAATTCAGCAGTTACAAAATTCTATGAAGCAGTAGAAATCCTGGAAAACACTGGAGTTTCTGTTAAAAGTATAGAGCAGGGTTTACTTGATTTTCCCTCAAAGCGATTTGATGAGGAGGTTTGGCTGTGTTGGAAATATGGTGAAACAGAAATAAAATTCTGGCACGAAAAAGATTCTGGTTTTATGGGTAGAAAACCAATTGAAGTAAACGACGAGTCTCTAGTCTGA
- a CDS encoding TrmB family transcriptional regulator has protein sequence MSYQDQVSRIATELEEILDLDDLEAKVYLNLLRAGPITASALAKELDIDRARMYRTVDRLVSRNIISTTLSSPKLCIASDPHDALKIALSKKEDEVNKIKKLGEAIIDKINDEITSNQINTVPTFRVVQGRQNIYADIAQLIENSVDTIYIATTLDDVSRMYHSTIPEKISICEKNGGTVRLLVDMNDPKLAPFVKRFNATETKIGKLPSKGRIIVQKDKKMIMSDHAASSQHSGSDSDFSLCTNSNEMVDNIFTLCSFLWDSSKPLKTIDVKNFIKKASEE, from the coding sequence ATGTCTTACCAAGATCAAGTAAGTAGAATTGCAACAGAGCTTGAAGAGATTTTAGATCTCGATGACTTGGAGGCGAAGGTTTACCTTAATTTACTCAGAGCAGGCCCAATAACCGCAAGCGCACTTGCAAAAGAGCTCGATATTGACAGAGCAAGAATGTACAGAACAGTCGATAGACTTGTAAGTAGAAATATTATTTCAACCACATTATCTAGTCCCAAATTATGTATTGCATCAGATCCTCATGATGCATTAAAAATTGCACTAAGCAAAAAAGAAGACGAAGTAAATAAAATCAAAAAACTAGGAGAGGCAATTATTGATAAAATTAATGATGAAATTACATCTAACCAAATCAACACTGTTCCTACATTCAGAGTTGTTCAAGGAAGACAAAACATCTATGCAGATATTGCACAATTAATTGAAAATTCTGTAGATACGATTTACATAGCAACAACTTTGGATGATGTTTCAAGAATGTACCACAGCACAATCCCAGAAAAAATTAGCATTTGTGAAAAGAATGGAGGAACAGTGAGATTGCTAGTAGACATGAATGATCCAAAACTAGCACCTTTTGTAAAAAGATTCAATGCCACTGAAACTAAAATTGGCAAGCTTCCATCAAAGGGAAGAATCATAGTTCAAAAAGATAAAAAAATGATAATGTCTGATCATGCCGCATCATCTCAACATTCAGGATCTGATTCGGACTTTTCGTTATGTACAAATTCTAATGAAATGGTAGATAACATCTTCACATTATGCTCATTCTTGTGGGACTCATCAAAGCCACTCAAAACAATTGATGTCAAAAATTTTATCAAAAAAGCAAGTGAGGAATAG
- a CDS encoding type II secretion system F family protein has protein sequence MERVQSKQKRKIKKRRVAKIEPKESILKNEILKTAVFSIIASISVISMSFYFSEYSDSTTIRDVGLIFGILVGIIPLTVHQLKEVQRRDSIDRNLPVFLLALLSSVQSGANLIKAIEQAGERNLGALTPELKNLRANISWGTPIEDAFENFAERTGTRVSRRVTVLLEMAMKIGGDVSENLEMIQKHVSDMQNIEKSRKSALQPYTYTIYISFAVFLAVAVLLTTSFFTEIEKVQEGLLASGSGTQGLFGSLASMEIEKLESALFNMAIIEAVFGGLAAGKIGSGSYVAGTKHVVAMIVISVIAFNVI, from the coding sequence ATGGAAAGAGTTCAAAGCAAACAAAAAAGAAAAATAAAAAAACGACGAGTAGCAAAAATCGAACCAAAAGAATCAATCTTAAAAAACGAGATTCTAAAAACTGCCGTATTTTCAATTATTGCATCAATTAGTGTAATTTCTATGAGTTTTTATTTTTCAGAATATTCAGATTCAACTACAATCAGAGATGTTGGATTAATTTTTGGAATACTAGTAGGAATTATTCCCTTAACTGTGCACCAGCTAAAAGAGGTGCAAAGAAGAGACAGTATTGATAGAAATTTACCAGTTTTTTTACTTGCACTTCTAAGCTCTGTCCAAAGTGGGGCAAATTTAATCAAGGCAATAGAGCAAGCAGGAGAAAGAAATCTAGGAGCATTAACTCCTGAATTAAAAAATCTCAGAGCAAACATAAGCTGGGGAACTCCAATCGAGGATGCATTTGAGAATTTTGCAGAAAGAACGGGGACTAGGGTTTCACGACGTGTGACAGTATTACTTGAGATGGCAATGAAGATTGGGGGGGATGTATCTGAAAATCTGGAAATGATTCAAAAACACGTCTCAGATATGCAAAATATTGAAAAGAGTAGAAAATCAGCCCTTCAGCCATACACATATACAATTTACATTTCGTTTGCAGTATTTCTCGCAGTAGCAGTTTTGTTAACTACTAGTTTTTTCACAGAAATAGAAAAAGTTCAGGAAGGATTACTGGCATCAGGAAGTGGCACACAGGGATTATTTGGCTCTCTTGCAAGCATGGAGATTGAAAAATTAGAATCAGCATTATTTAACATGGCAATAATCGAAGCAGTATTTGGAGGTCTTGCGGCAGGCAAGATTGGCTCGGGTTCTTACGTGGCTGGAACAAAGCATGTGGTAGCAATGATTGTCATTTCAGTAATTGCATTTAATGTAATCTAG